One Gelria sp. Kuro-4 DNA segment encodes these proteins:
- a CDS encoding DUF2935 domain-containing protein — protein MPAQPPKSLLLEELGTIEFWAEIQSEHPQILLSVLPHLQERYARELRRLQRAFDDIARRAENLRVRLERAPDEETGEVATAAAALARDASRGNDEFRALLRELVTIYPETDLALLLQHMLMETEHFAEKLSAIEPTLPPQNQPPPQPTLEGVLTELQFWARDQREHAVLLRAFLPNVSAEDRAALARFERDYRALEQSARRLREAATVPGQPPEALTTEARRLAMVARNLTLEFIRFQEDLLNRYTDPASRFLIRHTLREARRFIEELRASGYVTLRSE, from the coding sequence ATGCCGGCACAGCCGCCCAAGAGCCTCCTTTTGGAAGAGCTCGGCACCATAGAGTTCTGGGCGGAGATTCAAAGCGAGCATCCGCAAATACTGCTTTCAGTATTGCCCCATCTGCAGGAAAGGTATGCGCGCGAACTCCGGCGTCTCCAGCGCGCCTTTGACGACATCGCCCGTCGGGCGGAGAACCTGCGCGTCCGCCTCGAGCGTGCCCCCGACGAAGAAACCGGTGAGGTGGCAACGGCCGCGGCCGCCCTGGCGCGCGATGCCAGCCGGGGCAACGATGAGTTCCGCGCGTTGCTGCGCGAGCTGGTGACCATCTACCCCGAGACCGACCTGGCGCTTCTCCTGCAGCACATGCTCATGGAGACGGAACACTTTGCCGAAAAGCTCAGCGCCATTGAGCCCACCCTACCACCGCAAAACCAGCCACCGCCGCAGCCCACCCTGGAAGGCGTCTTGACGGAGCTCCAGTTCTGGGCTCGCGACCAGCGCGAACACGCCGTGCTCTTGAGAGCTTTCCTGCCCAACGTCAGCGCCGAAGACCGCGCCGCCCTGGCCCGCTTCGAGCGCGACTACCGGGCCCTCGAGCAATCGGCGCGGCGGCTTAGAGAAGCTGCTACCGTCCCCGGCCAGCCCCCCGAAGCGCTCACCACCGAGGCCCGGCGCCTGGCCATGGTGGCCCGCAATCTCACCCTGGAGTTCATTCGCTTCCAGGAAGATCTCCTCAATCGCTACACCGACCCGGCCTCCCGTTTCCTCATCCGCCACACGCTCAGGGAAGCGCGCCGCTTCATCGAGGAGCTGCGCGCCTCTGGTTACGTAACCCTACGGAGCGAATAG
- the pfkA gene encoding 6-phosphofructokinase yields the protein MEKIAVLTSGGDAPGMNAALRAVVHQAAMHEVQVIGISHGYEGLLNREFAPLDLSSVDDIIQRGGTILRSARSERFKSEAGQEQAVANLREAGIEGLVVIGGEGSYRGAQALAERGIATVGVPGTIDNDIPGTDYTIGFDSAVNTVVEAMNKIRDTATAHERTFVVETMGRKSGQIALTAGLAGGAESILIPEVPYNLDNVCQRLKWSAARGKVHSIILVAEGVASGYTIAQEVKKRTGFDTRVTVLGHLQRGGAPTAFDRILASRLGAQAVESLLEGGSALAMSYVKDEVLAVPFREVFAGKKQINRSLYDLAAILAI from the coding sequence ATGGAAAAGATCGCTGTGCTCACCAGCGGCGGTGATGCGCCCGGCATGAACGCCGCCCTCAGGGCGGTGGTACACCAGGCGGCGATGCACGAGGTGCAGGTGATCGGTATTTCCCACGGTTACGAAGGCCTACTTAACCGCGAATTTGCGCCCCTGGATTTAAGCTCCGTCGATGACATCATCCAGCGCGGCGGCACCATCTTAAGAAGCGCCAGGAGCGAACGCTTTAAGAGCGAAGCCGGCCAAGAGCAGGCGGTGGCCAACCTGCGGGAGGCGGGGATAGAGGGCCTGGTGGTCATCGGCGGAGAGGGGTCCTACCGCGGGGCACAGGCCCTGGCCGAGCGCGGGATCGCCACCGTGGGCGTGCCTGGCACCATCGACAACGACATTCCCGGGACCGATTATACCATCGGTTTCGATTCCGCCGTGAACACGGTGGTCGAGGCCATGAACAAGATCCGCGACACCGCCACCGCCCATGAGCGCACCTTTGTGGTGGAGACCATGGGACGGAAGAGCGGCCAGATCGCCTTAACGGCCGGTCTCGCCGGCGGAGCCGAGTCCATTCTTATTCCCGAGGTACCGTACAACTTGGACAACGTCTGCCAGCGCCTCAAGTGGAGCGCTGCGCGGGGGAAGGTGCACAGCATCATCCTGGTGGCCGAAGGCGTCGCCTCCGGCTACACCATCGCCCAGGAGGTAAAGAAGCGCACCGGCTTTGATACACGGGTGACCGTGCTCGGGCACCTGCAGCGTGGCGGCGCCCCCACCGCTTTTGACCGCATCCTGGCCAGCCGCCTCGGCGCCCAGGCCGTGGAATCCCTGCTCGAGGGCGGCAGCGCGCTCGCCATGTCCTATGTTAAAGACGAGGTCCTGGCCGTTCCCTTCCGCGAGGTCTTCGCCGGCAAGAAACAGATCAACCGCTCCCTTTACGACCTCGCCGCCATCCTCGCCATCTAA
- a CDS encoding glucose-6-phosphate isomerase family protein, with translation MQTDLSANAGLALTLDGTELKFGRGIAPVQPQVRLAGDMKEVFYAPATVDPKQQLYFMYRDVHQNGDEELIRRHGLRYDITIIPPALLGPEYVKTAGHYHPPAPGTKKSFPEVYEVLHGQAHYLLQRLDPETQEVEEVVLFEAGAGDKVAIPPNWGHVTINPSNEALVMANWVAAGFTSLYEPMAKLGGAAYYEVRVQGESTFVANPHYDYVPHLQRRLARQYRKLGLVKGTPLYQAFIENPETFCYLTDPEKYPE, from the coding sequence ATGCAGACAGACCTTTCAGCGAACGCCGGATTGGCCCTAACCCTGGACGGGACAGAGCTTAAGTTCGGCCGGGGCATCGCGCCGGTACAGCCTCAGGTACGACTGGCCGGGGACATGAAAGAGGTGTTCTACGCTCCGGCAACAGTGGACCCCAAACAGCAGCTTTACTTCATGTACCGCGATGTCCACCAAAACGGGGATGAGGAGCTTATCCGGCGACACGGCCTGCGCTATGACATTACGATTATTCCGCCCGCCCTGCTCGGGCCTGAGTATGTGAAGACAGCCGGCCATTATCACCCACCGGCCCCGGGAACGAAAAAGAGTTTCCCCGAGGTGTACGAAGTGCTGCACGGTCAGGCGCACTACCTGCTGCAGCGCCTGGACCCGGAGACGCAGGAAGTGGAAGAAGTGGTGCTCTTTGAGGCCGGGGCCGGGGACAAAGTGGCCATCCCACCCAACTGGGGCCACGTTACCATCAACCCGAGTAATGAGGCCCTGGTGATGGCCAACTGGGTGGCCGCCGGCTTCACCTCACTCTATGAACCGATGGCCAAGCTGGGCGGTGCCGCCTACTACGAGGTGCGGGTGCAGGGCGAGTCCACCTTTGTGGCCAATCCGCATTACGACTATGTCCCCCACCTGCAGCGGCGCCTGGCGCGCCAGTACCGGAAGCTGGGGCTCGTAAAGGGGACTCCCCTCTACCAGGCGTTTATCGAGAACCCGGAGACATTCTGTTACCTCACCGATCCGGAAAAGTACCCGGAGTAA
- the thrC gene encoding threonine synthase, whose amino-acid sequence MPYLACTGCGKKHPLATDLRCADCGEPLEVRYETLTPPARLTEEPCFIARNVNIFPFPNLRPELSLGEGGTPLVEAVHLQRETGIGEIYLKNETVNPTWSFKDRGTSLGVQAALQLGFERVGTVSSGNMAASVAAFAARAGLEAFVYVAADIPESKLGPIAIYGCHLTRGTGDYGSLYYHALAFGKERGIYFISSDNPFRIEGQKTLAYEILDQLDYEPLDFIVLPVSSGGNMAAVIKGCEELVALGLIQKAPFVIGVQAAGCSPIARAAAEGKEKIEPFPNPDTIAHAIANPFPPSGNRILRKVREGRATVMAVSDEEIIAAQAFLAQKEGLFVQPASAAPVAAVRRLAAAGTLRPEHRVAVIVTGSGLKDTGALAHHHLEGETAERR is encoded by the coding sequence TTGCCGTATCTGGCCTGCACCGGCTGCGGGAAAAAACACCCGCTGGCCACCGACCTGCGCTGCGCGGACTGCGGCGAGCCCCTGGAAGTGCGCTACGAAACCCTCACGCCGCCCGCCCGGCTGACGGAAGAGCCCTGCTTTATCGCCCGCAACGTCAACATCTTTCCCTTCCCGAATCTCAGGCCTGAGCTCAGCCTGGGCGAGGGAGGCACGCCGCTCGTTGAGGCGGTTCACCTGCAAAGAGAAACAGGCATCGGGGAAATTTACTTAAAAAACGAAACCGTCAATCCCACCTGGTCCTTCAAGGACCGGGGAACATCCCTGGGCGTTCAGGCAGCCCTGCAGCTCGGCTTTGAGCGCGTCGGGACGGTTTCCTCCGGTAATATGGCCGCCTCGGTGGCCGCCTTCGCCGCCCGCGCCGGGCTGGAGGCTTTCGTCTACGTGGCCGCCGACATCCCCGAGAGCAAGCTGGGTCCCATCGCCATCTACGGCTGCCACCTCACCCGCGGCACCGGGGATTACGGCAGTCTATACTACCATGCCTTGGCCTTCGGCAAGGAGCGCGGCATCTACTTCATCAGCTCGGACAATCCCTTCCGCATTGAGGGACAAAAGACGCTGGCCTACGAGATCCTGGACCAGCTCGACTATGAGCCCCTGGATTTCATCGTGCTGCCCGTCTCGAGCGGCGGCAACATGGCCGCTGTCATCAAGGGCTGCGAAGAACTGGTGGCCCTGGGGCTCATTCAGAAGGCGCCCTTTGTCATCGGCGTGCAGGCCGCCGGCTGCTCGCCCATCGCGCGGGCCGCGGCAGAAGGCAAAGAAAAGATTGAACCCTTCCCCAACCCCGACACCATCGCCCACGCCATCGCCAATCCCTTCCCGCCCAGTGGCAACCGCATCCTGCGTAAAGTAAGGGAGGGCCGCGCCACGGTGATGGCCGTAAGCGACGAGGAGATCATCGCCGCCCAGGCCTTCCTGGCGCAGAAAGAGGGCCTGTTCGTGCAGCCGGCCAGCGCCGCCCCGGTGGCCGCCGTGCGGAGGCTCGCCGCCGCCGGCACCCTGCGGCCCGAGCACCGCGTCGCCGTTATCGTCACCGGCAGCGGCCTTAAAGACACCGGCGCCCTGGCCCATCACCACCTCGAGGGCGAAACAGCGGAGCGGCGGTAG
- a CDS encoding ABC transporter ATP-binding protein: MARVYLEHIEKNFGSTRVVKDLTLEIKDEEFVVLVGPSGCGKTTTLRLIAGLEEVTAGRIYIGDRLVNDVAPKDRDIAMVFQNYALYPHMNVFENMAFGLKLRRLPRAEVERRVRAAAERLGIVHLLSRRPRELSGGQRQRVALGRAVVRQPQVFLMDEPLSNLDARLRVDMRAELARLHRELKATIVYVTHDQVEAMTMGDRIVVMKDGVVQQVAAPRAVYEHPANVFVAGFIGSPPMNFFTAAVTGGRHLTFAGGRARFGLTEAQATALAGREQVILGIRPEDLRAEVDFVTAHPETALEATVEVVEPLGAETLVHFSLHGAQLMARLGAAAALRAGERLHLAVAPERLHFFDVETEKALP; encoded by the coding sequence ATGGCCCGGGTATACCTGGAACACATTGAGAAGAATTTTGGCTCCACGCGGGTGGTGAAGGACCTCACCCTGGAAATAAAAGACGAGGAATTCGTGGTGCTGGTGGGGCCGTCGGGCTGCGGCAAAACCACCACGCTCCGGCTCATCGCCGGGCTGGAGGAGGTTACCGCCGGCCGCATCTACATCGGTGACCGGCTGGTTAACGACGTGGCTCCCAAGGACCGGGACATCGCCATGGTGTTCCAGAACTACGCGCTCTACCCGCACATGAACGTCTTTGAAAACATGGCCTTCGGGCTGAAGCTGCGCCGCCTGCCGCGGGCCGAGGTGGAAAGGCGCGTGCGGGCGGCGGCCGAGCGGCTGGGGATTGTGCACCTTTTGAGCCGCCGTCCCCGGGAGCTTTCCGGCGGCCAGCGCCAGCGGGTGGCCCTGGGCCGGGCCGTCGTCCGCCAGCCCCAGGTCTTTCTTATGGATGAGCCGCTCTCCAACCTGGATGCCCGCCTCAGGGTGGACATGCGGGCCGAACTGGCGCGGCTGCACCGCGAGCTCAAGGCCACCATCGTCTACGTCACCCACGACCAGGTGGAGGCCATGACCATGGGCGACAGGATCGTGGTGATGAAGGATGGGGTGGTGCAGCAGGTGGCCGCACCCCGCGCGGTGTATGAACACCCGGCCAACGTGTTTGTGGCGGGCTTCATCGGCTCGCCGCCCATGAACTTTTTCACTGCTGCGGTGACAGGCGGGCGGCATCTTACCTTTGCCGGCGGCCGGGCCAGGTTCGGCTTGACGGAGGCCCAGGCGACCGCCCTGGCCGGCCGGGAGCAGGTGATCCTGGGCATCCGGCCGGAGGATCTCCGGGCGGAGGTGGACTTTGTGACGGCCCACCCGGAGACCGCGCTCGAGGCCACCGTGGAGGTGGTGGAGCCGCTGGGCGCCGAGACGTTGGTCCACTTCAGCCTCCACGGGGCGCAGCTGATGGCGCGCCTGGGCGCGGCCGCCGCGCTGCGCGCGGGCGAGCGCCTGCACCTGGCGGTGGCGCCGGAGCGCCTGCACTTCTTCGACGTAGAAACAGAAAAAGCCCTGCCGTAA
- a CDS encoding ROK family protein, translated as MEHYVVGIDLGGSKIAAALAAADGRILAQQRCATPVNGGAAAVLAAVAALVRRLLAEHGLAEADLGAAGLGVPGMVERESGLCRFSPNLFWHDVDIAGFWREHFACPLALDNDVRLGALAEQRWGAGRGARDLIFVALGTGIGSGLILGGEIYRGSRGLAGEFGHITVTRDGPRCNCGNRGCLEVYAAGPAIARRAREAMERAPESLLWRLAGGDTKKVTAELVSQAADQGDELARWLWEETGEYLGIGLATAATLLNPERIVLGGGVAQAGEKLLRPLKRTLAARTMTASGVTYPVVPAVLGSAAGVRGAVAAALKLCDRRGEGHGPGIPGTH; from the coding sequence ATGGAGCATTACGTTGTCGGTATCGATCTGGGCGGGAGCAAGATAGCGGCGGCCTTGGCCGCCGCCGACGGCCGCATCCTGGCGCAGCAGCGCTGCGCGACGCCGGTGAACGGCGGCGCAGCGGCGGTGCTGGCGGCGGTGGCGGCCCTGGTGCGGCGCCTGCTGGCGGAGCATGGCCTGGCGGAAGCGGACCTGGGCGCCGCCGGCCTGGGCGTGCCCGGCATGGTGGAGCGCGAAAGCGGGCTGTGTCGCTTCTCTCCCAACCTTTTTTGGCACGACGTGGATATCGCCGGCTTTTGGCGGGAGCATTTCGCCTGTCCCCTGGCGCTGGACAACGACGTGCGCCTGGGGGCGCTGGCGGAGCAAAGGTGGGGGGCCGGCCGCGGGGCACGCGACCTCATCTTTGTGGCCCTGGGTACGGGCATCGGCTCCGGACTTATCCTGGGCGGCGAGATCTACCGCGGCAGCCGGGGGCTGGCGGGCGAGTTCGGTCACATCACGGTGACGCGGGACGGCCCGCGCTGCAACTGCGGCAACCGCGGCTGCCTGGAGGTGTACGCGGCCGGGCCGGCCATCGCCCGCCGGGCGCGGGAGGCCATGGAGCGCGCGCCGGAGTCGCTCCTCTGGCGGCTGGCGGGCGGCGACACGAAGAAGGTGACGGCGGAGCTGGTGTCCCAGGCGGCCGACCAGGGCGACGAGCTGGCACGCTGGCTCTGGGAGGAGACCGGCGAGTACCTGGGCATCGGCCTGGCCACGGCGGCGACGCTGCTCAATCCGGAACGGATCGTGCTGGGGGGCGGGGTGGCCCAGGCGGGAGAGAAGCTCCTGCGGCCGCTCAAGCGCACCCTGGCCGCCCGGACGATGACGGCATCCGGTGTCACCTACCCCGTGGTGCCGGCAGTGCTCGGGAGTGCCGCCGGCGTGCGGGGCGCCGTGGCGGCAGCGCTTAAGCTATGCGACAGAAGGGGAGAGGGGCATGGCCCGGGTATACCTGGAACACATTGA
- a CDS encoding ROK family transcriptional regulator, translated as MQQKRRRTYTGSTTLLKELNRSLVLEALRQQGSLSRAQLAGLTGLTAATVSNIVEELMAEGYVRSEGRGASQGGRKPTLLSLAAGARQAVAVDVAVDRVTVALTDLLARPLAMEVLPSPAGKAPLAVVQEVAAAVAGLVERRRCPPVLGVGVAFPGPTDVETGTALTAPNLPGWDHVPLRDLLAERVGLPVYVENDANAAALGERGYGAARGVRHLIFLLLDLGIGGGFLFGGEIYRGFQGAAGEVGHMIIDINGRRCGCGSTGCLETVASGIALTRRLAERAGKEEREKLSLLLDAARAGDAQVRADLSEAARCIGAAVASLANTFNPEMIILGGRLAVEYPPLFDLAVETARPRLLPLIQHHTQIALTSLGRNVCLVGAACLVLQRVFRPLRLATTAP; from the coding sequence GTGCAACAGAAACGGCGCCGGACCTATACCGGCTCGACGACACTGCTCAAAGAACTCAATCGCTCCCTGGTCCTGGAGGCGCTGCGCCAGCAGGGGAGCCTCTCGCGGGCCCAGCTGGCCGGGCTGACGGGACTTACCGCGGCCACTGTATCCAATATTGTGGAAGAGCTCATGGCGGAAGGTTACGTGCGCAGCGAGGGCCGCGGTGCGTCGCAGGGCGGGCGCAAGCCCACGCTGCTTTCGCTCGCGGCCGGGGCGCGGCAGGCGGTGGCGGTGGACGTGGCGGTGGACCGCGTGACGGTGGCGCTCACCGATCTCCTGGCCCGGCCCCTGGCCATGGAAGTGCTCCCTTCCCCGGCCGGCAAGGCACCGCTGGCCGTGGTGCAAGAGGTAGCAGCGGCGGTGGCGGGCCTGGTGGAGCGGCGGCGTTGCCCGCCAGTCCTGGGGGTGGGGGTGGCCTTTCCGGGGCCCACGGACGTGGAAACCGGCACCGCCCTCACCGCGCCCAACCTGCCCGGCTGGGACCACGTGCCGCTCAGGGACCTCCTGGCGGAGCGGGTAGGGCTCCCGGTGTACGTGGAGAACGATGCCAACGCCGCCGCATTGGGGGAGCGGGGCTACGGGGCGGCGCGCGGGGTGCGTCACCTCATCTTCCTCCTCCTGGACCTCGGGATCGGCGGCGGGTTCCTCTTCGGCGGCGAGATCTACCGCGGCTTTCAGGGAGCGGCCGGCGAGGTGGGGCACATGATCATTGACATCAACGGGCGCCGCTGCGGCTGCGGCAGCACGGGGTGCCTGGAGACGGTGGCCTCCGGCATCGCCCTCACGCGCCGGCTGGCCGAGCGGGCGGGGAAAGAGGAACGCGAGAAACTCAGCCTGCTGCTCGATGCGGCCCGGGCGGGGGATGCCCAGGTCCGGGCGGATCTCAGTGAGGCCGCCCGCTGCATCGGCGCGGCGGTGGCGAGCTTGGCCAACACCTTTAACCCAGAGATGATCATCCTGGGCGGGCGTCTGGCCGTGGAATACCCGCCCCTCTTCGACCTGGCCGTGGAGACGGCACGGCCGCGGCTGCTTCCTCTCATTCAGCACCATACCCAGATCGCCCTCACCAGCCTGGGCCGCAACGTCTGCCTGGTGGGCGCCGCCTGCCTGGTGCTGCAGCGGGTCTTCCGGCCGCTGCGCCTGGCCACGACGGCGCCCTGA
- a CDS encoding carbohydrate ABC transporter permease — MRRPLTYYLTRGLLYFAVLVMVVWTLAPVSWLFISSISTHAELLSTPVHWVPQQPTWENFSSMFDPGQDTGRRFLAAFRNSMYIAGSVTAFSLVVGTLAAYALARLPFRGRNSLIMGLLAVRMLPVIALVIPFFVLIIRLEYVIPIFYDRWWTLAILYNAFILGFVVWIMRGYFLTIPVELEEAARIDGCTRLMALRLVVLPLAAPGLVATGILAFLLAWDEFLLALIFSKTTNALTLPLYITQLGSQYITAYESIAAAGVAAALPPVVLALLFQRWIVSGLTAGGVKG; from the coding sequence ATGCGCCGGCCCCTGACTTACTATCTGACGCGCGGCCTGCTTTACTTTGCGGTGCTGGTTATGGTGGTCTGGACGCTGGCGCCGGTGAGCTGGCTCTTTATCTCCAGCATCTCCACCCACGCCGAGCTGCTCTCCACGCCCGTCCACTGGGTTCCGCAGCAACCCACCTGGGAAAACTTCAGCAGCATGTTCGACCCCGGCCAGGATACCGGGCGGCGCTTTCTGGCCGCCTTCAGGAACAGCATGTACATTGCCGGGTCGGTAACGGCGTTTTCCCTGGTGGTGGGGACGCTCGCGGCCTACGCCCTGGCCCGCCTGCCCTTTCGCGGCCGCAACTCGCTCATCATGGGCCTCTTGGCGGTGCGCATGCTGCCGGTGATCGCGCTGGTGATCCCCTTCTTTGTGCTCATCATCCGGCTGGAGTACGTCATCCCCATCTTTTACGACCGCTGGTGGACCCTCGCCATCTTGTACAACGCCTTTATCCTGGGCTTTGTGGTCTGGATCATGCGCGGGTACTTCCTGACCATACCCGTGGAGCTGGAGGAGGCGGCGCGCATCGACGGCTGCACGCGGCTGATGGCGCTGCGCCTGGTGGTGCTGCCGCTGGCGGCGCCGGGCCTGGTGGCCACAGGCATCCTGGCCTTTCTCCTGGCCTGGGATGAGTTCCTCCTCGCCCTCATCTTCTCCAAGACCACCAACGCCTTAACGCTGCCGCTCTACATCACGCAGCTCGGCAGCCAGTATATTACAGCCTACGAAAGCATCGCCGCGGCGGGGGTGGCGGCGGCTTTGCCGCCTGTTGTTCTGGCGCTTCTCTTCCAGCGCTGGATCGTCTCGGGCCTTACCGCCGGCGGCGTAAAGGGGTGA
- a CDS encoding carbohydrate ABC transporter permease, whose protein sequence is MVGLETSIRRKERPVLLGREPPAGRLAWRLVSPTLLVVFLVSLLPLVLAFALSFTEAHVVRGGIAWRFIGLENYRYYLGNRAFWESLRVTAFFTVVSLAVELVLGIGMALILNQPFFGRGLVRALILIPWALPTVVNARMWAWIYDGHAYGALNGLLLALGWIKEPLVWLSTAVPGAHVPVLGPFLKWVGDSTALNMILIGDTWKVTPLVALLVLAGLQTIPREYYEAARVDGATVWQQFRLITLPLLKPVILVVLVLRTMELFRVFDILYIIMANTIKVLSIYTFEEGIVFGHLGRGSALSFLVGLVILLLAFVYIKLLYSEEVR, encoded by the coding sequence GTGGTTGGACTTGAGACAAGCATCAGGCGTAAGGAGCGCCCTGTTCTCTTGGGGCGGGAGCCACCGGCCGGCCGGCTGGCCTGGCGGCTGGTGAGCCCCACCCTGCTGGTGGTTTTTCTGGTAAGCCTTTTACCGCTCGTCCTCGCCTTTGCCCTCAGCTTTACCGAGGCGCATGTGGTGCGCGGCGGCATCGCCTGGCGCTTCATCGGCCTGGAAAATTACCGCTACTATCTAGGGAACCGCGCCTTTTGGGAGTCGCTCAGGGTGACGGCCTTCTTCACGGTGGTCTCCCTGGCCGTGGAGCTGGTGCTGGGGATCGGCATGGCGCTCATCCTCAACCAGCCTTTCTTCGGCCGCGGTTTGGTGCGCGCCCTCATCCTCATCCCCTGGGCTCTGCCCACGGTGGTCAACGCCCGCATGTGGGCCTGGATTTACGACGGTCACGCCTACGGGGCGCTCAACGGTCTGCTCCTCGCCCTGGGCTGGATCAAGGAGCCGCTGGTCTGGCTGAGCACGGCCGTGCCCGGGGCGCATGTGCCCGTGCTCGGGCCTTTCCTCAAGTGGGTGGGCGACAGCACCGCCCTTAACATGATCCTCATCGGCGACACCTGGAAAGTGACGCCGCTGGTGGCGCTGCTCGTGCTGGCCGGCCTGCAGACTATTCCGCGGGAATACTACGAGGCGGCGCGGGTGGACGGTGCCACGGTGTGGCAGCAGTTCCGGCTCATCACCCTGCCGCTTCTTAAACCGGTGATCCTGGTGGTTTTGGTGCTGCGCACCATGGAGCTCTTCCGCGTCTTTGACATCCTCTACATCATCATGGCCAACACCATTAAGGTGCTTTCCATTTACACCTTTGAGGAAGGCATTGTCTTCGGTCACCTGGGACGGGGCTCGGCCCTCTCCTTCCTGGTGGGCCTGGTGATCCTCCTCCTCGCCTTTGTCTACATTAAACTTCTCTACTCCGAGGAGGTGCGCTAG